The Dysidea avara chromosome 11, odDysAvar1.4, whole genome shotgun sequence genome includes the window TCTTAAAATTTTCCCTAGGGGAGTGCCCCCAGATCCTTCTAGATTGGCATGCTTCCATGCTAGTGAGCTTCGTACACTAAAGTATGCCTTCCTTTCTACAtaattttagctataattattaataatattatgttatatAGCTAAACCCTGGCATCACACAAAGTCTGAATTGAAACCAATCATTAAAATTTCTGAAGCTGCCCATGTCTACTTTTCCTTCTACTTCAGAACCTACTCACCAGTAGTGATCTATTTCTAAAAGTTTTGCACACAATCTAGTGCACAATCCGGGTCGGGCCAATTTTTTTATAATCATGTGGTCAGGCCCGACAAAAAGTGGCCCAGCTGACCACCCAAGTATGTTTGAGATGTGTTCAGACAAGGATTTACTGCTTCCAAAATCTTCATAGATGAATGTGTGCAGTTTCTTTCTGTATTATCTACTGTATTTTGATTTTCATTTGCACAATGAAAACTTTGCTACTTTTAATTATTCATTGATTTTTGCATGTTTTTCTAGAAACAGCTAGTAATGAAATTTTTCTATgtcaccaaattttctgtggccACCAATGACTATGCATAGGCAACTTCAAAGCACAGCAATCTCATATATTGTCCATACTTgtgcggtgtgtgtgtgtgtgcgtgcgtgcgtgcatgcatgtgtatgaaAGGGGCATAGTAATGATATATACTTTTGCTTTAAtatagcagcaaataatcaaGTTGATCTACAACCAGTCAGAAAGGGCAACAAAACTTTTACCACTCAATTCAGCAAATTGTTAACAAAAGTTTCATATTTATTAGATCATAATTGTGGTGATAGGCTGGAAATGTGCAAGCGCTTCTGCTCTACATTATGTATCAGTGATGCCTCAGATCAATTACTTTTTGGTGACAACCAGTTGCCACAGCTTAAAGCCAGCAAGAACTTTGGTGAGCTGTTCATACAACTTCGTCACCACTGGGGATGGGATGAGTGGTCCATTCTTGAACACATCATTGACTTGGTTGAACTAAAGGAAGCAGAAGATGAATTGCATAAGTACAAACAATTTTTGGCCTCTAAACATGCAATTGAAATCATATCAGAAGAATTTTCAGATGTTGACTTACCACCAAATTGTGTCAGCTTTTCAATCATTTTAGATAAGCCATACTCTAGAGTATCTATACAAGAATATAGCAGAATCAAAGAGTTTATTTGTGGTATACTTGAAATCAACAAATACGTTATGCATCCCTTCATAAAATATTTCATTGGTTCCTTACACTTACAGTGGTATGTTGCTGGAGAAGCAGCTGCCCACATGATCAAAATGGCAAAACAGAATGAAAAAGCTTTACTTGCTAAATCCTTTGTATTTGTAAAAATTGGTGAAGAGGTTGTTCTGGATTGTTATTCACAGAAGCAAGTAAGTGATTACTTATATAGATGAGTTATGTACTATTATGTGTTTGAAAATTGTTGTTGACCTTTAATTTGCTGCCAGTTATTTTCAATGAAAACCTAGCTGTGTCTTGTAAATCAAAATGCTGCCAGTGCACAGAAGGCGTCATTTGCATAAAGCAAACTGCAGCATGTCAACATACCGTTGCAAACTTACCTTAAAATGTGGTAACCAAATGTACCATTGTGTACATCATCAGATAATGCATAATAATATGGTTGGGGAATCTTTATGACAATAAATACTCTTTATTGTGTGGTAACttcctatcatacagtacgatagtatcatacagtacaatagtactgtatagtagggaccacaaaggagtaggcgtggcccacaaaatatcatcacccaaaaaccagcctcaatttgacaatgatgaggcagtattggttagttaaaactaagcccaaacaaactttcagatcgaccGAAATGcgttcaacaagttgctacagaattttaaaaataatttatttaacgaaattttctagtgactgactgactgactgactgactgatgccttcagacaagcataactcgataacggctaaggctatgggcttaattttttcactgttcgatgttgttTTGGCCTGACAgatgtcttttggcataccgcagtacgcacaatgcattcttcatggacttaccagtgtcctcctttgtgtcctattcatctttgctgacagtgaaaagtgtcgatttggtgatagcacgtgatggcttccctttgtaacagacaTCATCCATacttgtcatagtggctattttaatagcagaggtgctttcaaacagttcttgattcatactgggAGTGCTGTGTAATGGTTTGAACATATTTGACaataaagcgtaatggatacttcacttttcagacgttAATTGATACAACTGGGGTGCACGGCTCCATTTCTTTCTTTAGGTATGCATctcatggattgcagaggttcttttcgaacagttcttgattcgaaatgctgtgtaacgggttgaacatagctgacaacgaagcgtaatggatactacaCTTTTCAGACGAAAATTGGGCagcacggtgccatttcagatgcagtatgcgtgggttcaccaatcataatatttacaaaaatagttaacaaaatatttacaaaaatagttaacaaacaagtacgcagaaaatttagaattttcaactagagtagggaccataatacATCGATAAAtgaactgaaacaagctggagtagtacatgatataaaatcacagtaaaacaataagaagtgttatatccctactgtactcaagataccataatggaaatgcaggcttccaattttttctgtgtacttgtacagttAGTtgccataattattatgttggtTTGGATGTACGTATGTGGTGTTAATTATATTCAGCAGTATACGCCAAATGAAAATCACTCATCTATGTAGATGTTTCATATAATGTATTGGTATATTGCAATGTTTTAAATTAACTATGCTAAGATACTTCAATCACATGCCTACTGACAAAACTATGCTTGATCTACTAACAAAACTATGAATATGTGTAGACAATTTTCCTCTCTGCTAATCACAGTTTTATCAGAGTAGAGACCCATGAATGTAGTTTTATTAGCACCATTCTCATCACATGCGGTGCTACTAGCTTAGATTTCTCTATACATCTTTGGTTGCATGAATCATACTATCCTGTCTAATCTAGCAGAATTACAACTCTTGATAGTCTATTATTGAGTCTTATAGAGCTGTTCATTCATCTACCATACTGTATTCCATTTGCCCACCCATCACCCCTATGTGGGTCACCTAATATTTCCAGTCCTGTTCAAAAACTATCTAAGGGGCAATGGAAGAGCATGCGAAAGATTTAGGGGACCAATCGAAGTTATACAGTGGAGTTTGAAGCAGATTCTATTCCGTGAATGTTATATAATATATCCcatagggacctgtgagaattAGGCttaatacagggagtcagaaatgTGTAACTAAAACAATAAGAGATTATCTTATTGGGGGTGGGGTTCCAAATTTTTGAAGCTCTGGGATAGTATTTTAGATTATTTTTATGTTGAAAATAAGTAAATAGTAAATACTTATGTACAGTTTTTTAGATGTATAAATGtggctgttatattagagttgtTGActgtactatttacagtatctCAAGATCTGTTTCCACCACTTATGAACTCTCCATATCACTTGCAAATCACGATTAACTGCTGGCTAGATCTCTTGTGAATGGTTTTGAATCATGGCACTACAATTTGACTACCGTGATAGGTACTTCTTTTTCACATAAATAATTTCACCAAGTCTGTGCACTATGACCACTGCTGATTTGTGCTGACACAGTTGTTTCTGCATTGCATCTTTAGTGTATGCTAAGCACATGTATTTCAATAGTTTGTTTAAAGGAACTTTATATTGAGCATTATTTCTACAGCCAAACCCTATGCTGAGTCCCTATTATTCCAGTCCACCAATACAGTTCCGTTGCCTACTGAGAAACCTAAATTTAAGGACAATATAAATGTTGTGTGTTATGTGTTAAATAAATTATGGCATTGATATACATAGAGTTTATTGCTACTTGTAGGAAGATCATTCATATGATGGATATGCTGCTACTACAGATGACACACAATTTTACGACACACAATATGACACACATGGGTACATTTCCTCTAGTGTCATATTCCCTGGTGGCTATGATCATGAATTTATGGAACTTGTTCCTAACAGATTGATATGTATGCTTTGTAAATTGCCATGTTATGAGGCACACAAGTGCAAAGAATGTGGCCAGGTTTACTGTAAGCATGATCTTGACCACCTGAAATCTATGACTGACATGAGCTATGCATGTCCTATGTGCCATGTGGAGCCTTTTTTAACCAGTCCTTACCTAGCAGATCATGAAATTAAGGAACACACAATTAATTGTCCCAATAAAAACTATGGGTGTTGCTGGATTGGAAAATTAGATGACCTTAATATGCATACCAAAGATTGTAAATGTAGACACGTAAAATGTCATCACTGTGGTGACTTTGTAAACTCCACTACCATAACCAATCATACTAGCTCTCAATGTCCTTGTTATTGTCAGCATTGTGAAATCACAGCAGAGAGGGAAGTGATAAGTAAACAACACAAAGAGAAGTGTCACAACTATCCCCTTTCATGTCCCAACAAGTGTGGACTAGATGATATCCCTCGAGCTAACATGAGCGAGCACAGGACACAGTGTCCACATGAAATGGTAACTTGCAGCAACTGTAATGTGAAGATTGTACGAAAGAACCTGGTGACTCATAGAAGAAAGAAACATTCGTGGTTTGAGACTGAACACTTGCTCTGTATTTTTATATATTGCATCTCAGTGAGCATCATTAGCCTTGCTGCTTATATTTCTTTTACTGGAGATAGTGATCACAGTGCAAATGGACTATGGTATATGACTCTTAAACACTCCGGTGATTACCAAGAGGTAAACATTTTACCAGTCATTTTGAAAATATCTGACTTTATTGAAAAGATAAATAATAAAGAACAATGGGACAGTAGTCCCTTCTTTGACCTAGAAAGTGGGCATGAAATGTGCTTAAGTATTTATCCTGATGGCAAAGATGATGGTGAAGGTACTCATGTGTCTGTCTACCTTTTTATAATTTCTTTTGATGAAAAACTACAGCAATTAAATGATAAATCATTGACTAGGCCACTAACAGTGGAAATCCTCAACCAACTTAGTGATAAAGACCATTATAACTACAGTACCATGATAGTAGATGATACAAAAGTATTGGAATTTCCTCAGTTCATTTCTCATGACTTTCTCTTTAGTCATGGTGGATATATTGTTGAAGACACTCTTTACTTCAGAATCTCTTATGAGTCTTCTATCACAGACAAAGAAATTACTTATACTTTGTTTTTTCTGTTTTGGATATTTTCACTTGCCATCACAATAGTCATTTACTGCTCTTGTGGATTCCTTTGCAGTGGATTTCATAGGATAATCTTTGTGATCATTATGTGGCTTGTTGTGTACACAGTTTTAAGAGCAGTAGTCTGGGCTATTGATAACTTTAGTGGTGTCACACTTATCAAATTGATCATGATTCTTGAATATTTGGATGGCAATAGAGAAGTGCAGAGTGAAGTAAATGCAGCTATTTTGCAAACTTTGTCACCATcaaatgttattatttttgttattaTAATTACCATTATTACTTATTTTTATACCATCCACCATCCACACTAATCACTATGTTGAGATATACTATTAAGTACAATCAAcatggttaattaatgacactAAAAGTAGCTGGTTACAAGTAATATGAATAGTAAATTTATAAGTAATAAGTTTGAATTCTGTGCCTAGCAGTAAGCATTTTCTAATTTTATGTTACTCTTCCACTATACTGAAATCTGCAAGAATAGTCATGTATCAAGGAGTATAGCAAATTGATTTGTGTCATGGATGATAATATCTAGCCACTTACAGAAAatacagttcagctataatATCAAAGTTCTAGACTGTACAATCTTCATCATAAGATAACTATAGTTATAGACACATCATCAActgtaggcaccagcctattatgctggcattattttgagcataataggtactttgaagcatcaagcataatgctggcataataggtagatTTTGCCATTCTGTTAactgttatcagtgaaaatgcTTATCATGGAAAAATATTGACATAACTATTCTTATTCTATCTGTAAAGTCTTGACTGTGTAGCCATATCACTACTCTCCTACATACTGAAAATGACGTTTGTAGCCTATTGAgtaattctaataaagcagtcaggtacaTAAGCATTAATTTGACATTAGAGCTATTAAGCTGCCAAATGAATTATTTTTCAGTGGCTAACTTTAAACAATTGCTTTCAGGCTAAACATTATTGTCATCCATGTATTGCATAAAATCATAAATTTATTAGGAAGTTGAGGCAAAAAGTATatgagcataattttgaacataataagttaaattttttagcactgcagcatagcgtAATAGGTGAAATTAAAAGCAtgataggctggtgcctagtcAACTGACCATATATGGATTATGACTTAtcacaaaatacatgtacaaacaagGGTACTATATAATGTGTGTGAAATGTCATAACTTTGCTGCAGCCTTTAGTCTAAAAAGATCTTTGTGGCATTGCAACATGTAAATGTGgctttgtataattatttatttagttTATAAGCAGATGCACTGATTTGCTGCCATACAAAACCAGCTGCAGGCCATCAAGACTAAGTTGTTAATGCACTTAGCTATTGCACTCTGTGCAAATTATACTATACAGATATCTGTTGCACTATTTCCATGTGCTGTGACATCTGAATCTAAATTCGCAATGGCTTCTGATCATGAGTGTTCCCACAATGGAAAATGCTATTCCTCCAATCACTTCTAAAAGAGTATATGTATTATTAACATAAAATTGTTGCAATTCTGGTAGAGTTcaaacatacaagtacaaagaaaatctATGTTCGAGTACGTACTCGAGTAGAGATCATAGGAATGAACTTAATGAAAGAAGGGGGATGCCTAGCTACACCTAGTGCACATTTAATCCATACCTTTATGATGATGACGAGCATTAAAAAAGTTGTAAATATGAGGAGGTGATATTAAAAGTAATtcaggcagggatgagaaataaataattttatggttACAGTATGCATACAGTTTggtagtatctaatccaaaacagccaatctgtaaaATCAGTATGGCCCAAAaaaccatggtgaaaaaagatgtgaaatctaagttggctgtgatggtatataCGTAGGTAAATgacaataatgatgaaaatccaggtgaatttgtatTGCTTCCTCCAAGAACTTAGCAATgagttcacctgaattgtcattatgaattttttgccatttgCTTACCACAGCTGCCAACTTAGATTTTTTGTTTTCACCATGCATGGCTTTTTGGGGTGCActcatttttttacagctaggctgttttgtattatatatcacttctttttgtatttatatactccaaagcaggccataggccagctttggtgTTTCTTTATAGAAAGGAGCAGTTGTGTATTTGAACAACTTTTTTTATAATTTACTAAATTAACTATTCTCTACTGGTAGACAGTATGTAACTACGTATGTAACAATTTCAACCTGGACAGTTATTCCTCGTTACAAATTACTAGTACACAGGAGATGCAagtagttatattactagttgaCCTTTTGTATAACTGATGAGCAAAAGTAACTTAATTATCACAAAGTTATCACAAATTTGGCTATGTAGCAATCAGTGTACAGTGAAATTCAAGTGAACAGTGTCTAGATTCTCAACATCAAATTTGATAAACATGCTTGTTGATATTTTTTGTACTTCATAATTTGCTTACACTAGACCCTTTACAAATGCAGATGCTGCCGTAAGAGTTAAGCTCTTTACGAAACCTTAAATATATTGGAACAGGTATAAAGACCTGACTATATAAGATAATTATAAGGATGAGTTATTATGTGCCATACCGTCAAGGTgacctcctccaagtttcactaggattcggcaccaattTCACTGGAATTGTTTATTTAAAATTTTGCtaattacagccatttcttggccgccaacttgaatttcacatctttttcaggATTGGGTATAGTttcctctctgcccactgtttgaatGTGAAGaccttttcttgtattattgatataaattattattgttcgctaaaaaaatttaatttaattttaaaaataaatattaaaaaaaactttttcACTGTGGCTTTTTGGGGCCACACcccttttacagcttggctgttatgtcacttctttttgcatttgcatACTTCAAAGCTGGCTTTGAATCTTGgcatttttctttactgcagaaaggagGAAGAGATCAAAAGCTGAATTCTGTGGATATTTCCATTTTTGCTTATAATGATTTAAAAACTaaattaatactgtatgaaaattatcacatgaACTCCCTCCTAAGGAAGCAGCATTACTTACATGTGAGTTGCTCACAGTTTAATAAGAACATCAGCAACAACTCATATTAACATTTCTAGCAACTCACTACTCAGTATTAAAATCACCATATTTGATATTTATACAAAATTATAAAGTAACCTAACTAATTTGTTTATGGTTCAGGTAAGTGGTCTGAGatctacacaaaaatagtgagtattgtggcaggcattagtagtgaccttcagtAGTGACCTTTACtagtttttttttactgtgtagtTAGTTATAAGGGTCACCATCAGGAAGCACAGCAAATTTACAAGGCAGTACACAAAAAATCCTAGGCATTAATGTCCAGCGGCCAGGCTTTCAGTTTGGCCTTAATTGAATGTTTTGTGTCTCAAAAAAATATTATCGTTATTTCCAAGTGGCTTTACTATGTGAAGCAAGGTGTAAAGTCACTACTGTGAATCTTCTGATTAGCTTGTATAAGTCACAACACCAATTCATATAGTAAGTAAATGGTAGTGCATACATTGCCATCCACTTTCTTCACTTTAAACTAGGCactggcctattatgcccaaaattttacctattatgcttttgagcattgctcaaaaattaagcctattatgctcaaaattatgctttcaaaatcaagattatgctctagacctgactgttttattagagtatatcagcctttcctgactgctctattagagtaagtgactctctattagagtatctcgatctttatttctgaaaagtgtgaataaccaacaaagaaacggctTAATAAGGTATATTACGAGTTTTtaattataaaatgcactaataatactattggcagtgaatatttgctttctttcaggcgcgcgtattgcacatttaattaatttttcaaacatcgtccctattatgctggcattatgcttgatgcttttggtcacctattatgctttaaattatgctggcataatcggccggtgcctacttTAAACATCCCATCTTCCACCAAGGGACATTCACTTAAGTTAACTTTTCAAATAATGTTTGGAGCTCCCTAACTGACACTATCATTTCAGCACTTAAAGTTGCAACATTCAGGCAGCGATTATTCAAAGCAATCAAGATATTATGGGAACTCACAAAGGCCTGCAGCTTAGCCTGGCAATACTGCATTGCCTAGGTATCTCAACCCATTACATAACAACAACAGTATCTAGACAATGCGAATGAAAAACTGCGGCTAACATTGCCCCGGCCCCATATACTCACTCTCATTTCAAGGTTTCTCTAGGAACTGGAAAACAGCTAGTGTATATATTCCCCGATCTTACACAGAGGCTCTCACAAGTGTCCTGATAATTGTATAAGCCTGTCTCATTAACAAGTATTCTATTTGAAAAATAATATATCATTTATTTCTCAATCTACAAACACCTGACAAAGTTAATGCAATGCACAACATGGATTCAACCATGCACTCTTGTGAGACTCAATTTATCTCCACCATTAGCAAAATAGCTTCCAAGGAGTAGCAGGTTGATGTCCTCCTACTTCATGTTCACTTTTCTAAGGCTTTCAATAAGGTCCCACATGCTCGACCATTCAATAAGTTGGAACCAGGGGCCCATAGCTACTCAAAGAATTACTTACTAGAGGTCAACAGGTTGTTCATTGTTAATATATAGCAGTTTCAATGCACCAGTTTCCAGTGCACTACAGGCAACTGAAGGGTGGCACCtggaattttggtgacaggtttccaattttttttgttgcatGCACACCTGCATGGGGTCATGCTTCCccagaaatatttgaaaaattatGTATTCTGAGATTGAAATTGATAACTATTTTCATCAAAAAATCTTTAAAGCTGACATGTTAAACATTTGATTAATATAGGCTGCTTATGTTTGTTTCTGCTGGCACAGTATATAAGGGGTAGTGTTTGATGCATACACCATCCtagggatctgggggcatgccctcagaaAAAATTTCAGGTTTTAAACACTCTGAGGTACAATTTTAGtctatttttactgtgttggtaaAGGTAAACaaaatttgactgttctattaggatagtgactgctctattagagtattttgatctgtaactttgcaaatcaatgcaaaatcaattttaatttCCTGGAtgtacttgaccagtttctggaaacctcaaaAATCCCCATGGATCTGCAGGGTTCAGTGCTTGGTCCTTTCTTGTTTTGTTATTCATCAATGATCTGCCTTTAACATTGACTCTAATTTGAGGTATTCATTGTTCTACTGACCAACAGATGCTACTCATTAGGTAGGCAATTCCATATCCTGATTACTCTGGGAAAAAAAGGAATCCTTGAAAGATTTAATTTGTAATGAAtattattaaattatttattctgACTGTGATGAAGAAGAGCATAGAAAAGTGTGAGGGATGTCAACAAAAGAACATCTAAGGAAGACTGATTTCTGCACATAGTTGGAGTGATATGGCAGTCAAGTTGGCTTAATGTGATGACACACTAGAACATTATATATCTTATTGAAAAAACATCTGGGCACTCTCCTTTGGACCATTTCAACTTGATGGTTGTGTATGTACATCTGTATACATGGAAACCAAGGAAATTATAAAACCTAAAATCAAAATGGAAAATAAATGCCTCATGTGTGTAGTGGTGGACAATTGCTTTAGATGAGCTATGACTTTTAAACCTTGCAAACGATAATGATATAAGTTCCTTTGAAGAAAACCCTAACACCGAGTTGGCTTGCCAGTACTGAACCCACCTTTGTAGATCCATGCACCTCCCAATAATGATATCTGGTTTGCAACAAGAACTTTGTTGATTTATAAACTGGTAAGATGTGAAGAATGTATTAATAAAATGGTTAAGAATTTATAATAAGGGCTTGAACAGTACTGCTGCAGtgtatttttatattttataattaaGTCCAATTCCATCAATCCGTATATTATATAGCCTTGTTGGGTTCTAATGTTAGGAAAGTTGGCTACATTACTAGGGAATTATATGTTGTCAATAGAAATGTTATATGGCTAATAAATAACAAATAGAGGAGATATGGTTATAGTGACAATCATGCATCGTCAACTTTTGGGGTAGTAACGTTGCTTGCCAGTAGTACATACTGAACAGGAAACTTGTTGAATAGGGAGGCACTGCCATAATCATCAGTATAGTGCCATTGTACTAGTGGATCATATGTGGTGGGTCAAGTATAATGTTACTCCAGTGAAAGCACTGATGATCCTGGGTTATCCAAGGTTGAAAAGCAATAACATACGTATACCTTCTCCAAAAGTTTGCTAGAATGAGAACAACAGAAATAGGATGATATAACTATCAGTTACTGCACAGTTTTCAGGGTGCATATAGGCATGGTAGACCTGCTGACCATATGCATAATGCTCACCAAATTCTGCTATATGCAGCAAGAATGACCAGTGTAGTGTGTCTCACGTGACTAGGAATAACAGCGAGGGACGAAAACCTTTGAATGGAAAGGAAATTAGGTAGCTGCTATTCCCACAAGTCTTATTATCTTTATGAAGGAAGGTATGATCTGTTGCAGATTTTACAGCTGCTTTTGTTAGAAAGAGATCATGGCGACCTATGGATCCTTTACATGGAAAGCCACAAGCATCGAAGTTTTGCATGTAGTCTAGAATCCGACCAAATCCACACTGAGtagcaaatcgatttatttctgctgtgggttataatcaggtatagacctggactatatatgccaagtatgggaaggaacccATGCTTCATCCGGAGAGCGCGCAATTTTTCACGATTTCCAGTATAAAACAATCGCGATTCCCGTcgtatggagaaagataaataaggtttattggtacgtagaaaaatactttgatatgccctacaggttgaaatagtaGGCCGGGAGTAATTTCGTGAttatcgattttttcattgcggaccctatcttagaaaggctcttcaatggtgtagaagaatcagacttaaagccatggagttataacacgaaatccaacttggtgtagcaagtgcgagatcgagatactctaatagagcagtcatcctaatagagcagtcatcctaatagagcagtcaccctgaagagaattcaagagatcagctagaaacaagtaacctgtatagagatcagctacaaacaagtcaccctgtagagagatcagccacaaacgattcaccctgtagagagatcagctagaagaagttaccttgttgaatcaccctgtagagagatcagctagaagaagttacattgtatagagtgttcagttacaaagaaaccaccatggagagttctgtaataaatatatgtagctattatatatataatttatacatttactgataaaatcagaaatatttaaggtatatatctgcttcatcttttcttcttcctgtggtaaagaaaaaaagatatataggttaaaaaagtctaCACttgaaatacaaaaagaagtgaaatctaatccaaaacagccaaactgtaaaaaaaagtgtgcggccctcaaaaaggctatggtgaaaaaagatgtgaaatccaaggtggcagccaagaaatggctgtgatggcaggttaatggtaaaaattttaataacgacaattcaggtgaattttgtgccaattgaccaagcggcaccaaatttcacctgaatcgtcgttattaccattaacctaccatcacagccatttcttggccgccaccttggatttcacatcttttttcactatagcctttttgagggccgcacactttttttacagtttggctgttttggattagatattaaaaTCACTTACATCAAGCTAGAaaaatgcttgtaataaaatcagcaAATTATGATGGGTGTTGTTTTAAACTAAGGAGTTTTGAGCATGTACACAGTGCAAAACCTATAGAGTATGCTTTAGTATGCTCtcatctaggggggtctgggggcatgcccccacagaagactttttgagaatttacccatctgaggttaaatctggtgtaaatttggacCAAAAATTGCTTGACCAGTTACGCTAGCAATAATAACAAAGCAAAACGACTGAAGtatgatgtgatagaccagCTTCCTACAGGACAAGACACTTATGCATGGCATACGTGTTGTGATACAgactacattatagtcaatcaactcaattaatttaaaaatgcaataacatgcacacatgcatgcacattataaACAATTGTCAGTTTAGTCGGTGACTTGTGGTTTCCTGATGAATGGTTTTGTATAGATGAG containing:
- the LOC136239399 gene encoding uncharacterized protein isoform X3, producing MVDVPSDFSPDFSGHIHASTRPTMKDLNKYIIPLVATKWYDLGLDLLDAKHEHLLDIIEGDYKYDTQCCCRKMFSEWLRTTDTPTWDQLIVAIRTINLNEAASKIESLFPQAANNQVDLQPVRKGNKTFTTQFSKLLTKVSYLLDHNCGDRLEMCKRFCSTLCISDASDQLLFGDNQLPQLKASKNFGELFIQLRHHWGWDEWSILEHIIDLVELKEAEDELHKYKQFLASKHAIEIISEEFSDVDLPPNCVSFSIILDKPYSRVSIQEYSRIKEFICGILEINKYVMHPFIKYFIGSLHLQWYVAGEAAAHMIKMAKQNEKALLAKSFVFVKIGEEVVLDCYSQKQEDHSYDGYAATTDDTQFYDTQYDTHGYISSSVIFPGGYDHEFMELVPNRLICMLCKLPCYEAHKCKECGQVYCKHDLDHLKSMTDMSYACPMCHVEPFLTSPYLADHEIKEHTINCPNKNYGCCWIGKLDDLNMHTKDCKCRHVKCHHCGDFVNSTTITNHTSSQCPCYCQHCEITAEREVISKQHKEKCHNYPLSCPNKCGLDDIPRANMSEHRTQCPHEMVTCSNCNVKIVRKNLVTHRRKKHSWFETEHLLCIFIYCISVSIISLAAYISFTGDSDHSANGLWYMTLKHSGDYQEVNILPVILKISDFIEKINNKEQWDSSPFFDLESGHEMCLSIYPDGKDDGEGTHVSVYLFIISFDEKLQQLNDKSLTRPLTVEILNQLSDKDHYNYSTMIVDDTKVLEFPQFISHDFLFSHGGYIVEDTLYFRISYESSITDKEITYTLFFLFWIFSLAITIVIYCSCGFLCSGFHRIIFVIIMWLVVYTVLRAVVWAIDNFSGVTLIKLIMILEYLDGNREVQSEVNAAILQTLSPSNVIIFVIIITIITYFYTIHHPH
- the LOC136239399 gene encoding uncharacterized protein isoform X1, which codes for MCMFISLFTYSFILLLYSISLFHEIIYLCSGHIHASTRPTMKDLNKYIIPLVATKWYDLGLDLLDAKHEHLLDIIEGDYKYDTQCCCRKMFSEWLRTTDTPTWDQLIVAIRTINLNEAASKIESLFPQAANNQVDLQPVRKGNKTFTTQFSKLLTKVSYLLDHNCGDRLEMCKRFCSTLCISDASDQLLFGDNQLPQLKASKNFGELFIQLRHHWGWDEWSILEHIIDLVELKEAEDELHKYKQFLASKHAIEIISEEFSDVDLPPNCVSFSIILDKPYSRVSIQEYSRIKEFICGILEINKYVMHPFIKYFIGSLHLQWYVAGEAAAHMIKMAKQNEKALLAKSFVFVKIGEEVVLDCYSQKQEDHSYDGYAATTDDTQFYDTQYDTHGYISSSVIFPGGYDHEFMELVPNRLICMLCKLPCYEAHKCKECGQVYCKHDLDHLKSMTDMSYACPMCHVEPFLTSPYLADHEIKEHTINCPNKNYGCCWIGKLDDLNMHTKDCKCRHVKCHHCGDFVNSTTITNHTSSQCPCYCQHCEITAEREVISKQHKEKCHNYPLSCPNKCGLDDIPRANMSEHRTQCPHEMVTCSNCNVKIVRKNLVTHRRKKHSWFETEHLLCIFIYCISVSIISLAAYISFTGDSDHSANGLWYMTLKHSGDYQEVNILPVILKISDFIEKINNKEQWDSSPFFDLESGHEMCLSIYPDGKDDGEGTHVSVYLFIISFDEKLQQLNDKSLTRPLTVEILNQLSDKDHYNYSTMIVDDTKVLEFPQFISHDFLFSHGGYIVEDTLYFRISYESSITDKEITYTLFFLFWIFSLAITIVIYCSCGFLCSGFHRIIFVIIMWLVVYTVLRAVVWAIDNFSGVTLIKLIMILEYLDGNREVQSEVNAAILQTLSPSNVIIFVIIITIITYFYTIHHPH